In Lycium ferocissimum isolate CSIRO_LF1 chromosome 3, AGI_CSIRO_Lferr_CH_V1, whole genome shotgun sequence, the genomic window gggggggaatctaCCCTAGGGACAAAAATGAAAGATTCTAGACTCTTCTAAATGAATTTCCCCTCATGCACAAAATCAGAATTCAAAATTAAGTAAAACAAAAGGGATTTTATCCTAATCGTACTAATGGCAAAAAACAATTCTAAAATCATACGAAAATGGTACACCCAAGGACAAAATGATTCCCAATCGTTACATAACAGAAACCACGAATGCACCTAGTCACACACAAAGACAAAAATTGTACCAGAATTGGTCCAACAGGGCCGTTGGAAAACAATCCAAACCTTACACGTCGATATAACAGTACAACAGGGGTGTTAATCCTTGGGAAAATCACCACACATCATTTCCCTATTGTGGTGTGGTGGCTCATGTTCCATTTATTACCTGGCAGCTGGGCGTCACCCTGTTATTCCCGAGGctattttggtaaatttgacTAAAATGGAGTAATGTGATTGGGCGCTGCCCGATAAATATTTTATTCCTTTGACCATTGTCACTCTCATCTTCCACCAGCCACAGCTTTTTATTGTTATAACTGTATCTTCTTtttacttttcatcttttccttttatttgttatttttcattGACCAACTATtacactttctctctctttaaaCTTACACACAGAAAACTCTTCAATTCTTCAACTTGATGCTTtcacttaattatttttaaacaaaattttaagagtaacaattgaaattttaaaatcataacGTAACTAATTAATCAACTAACAACACATAATCTACAAATACACATCAGTTATCATTTGAAACCGTAAAAGACTTAATACGATACATTTGATGTTAATAGCTGGAATCACTATTTCTTGGTATgaaaaatcaaatataataGTACATTATTAATGCACTAATAAAGCTTATTTTATATCTAAAAGTCATAAAAATTTATCTACCAAtttcaatatataaaacaaGAGTTCAAAGTTATAATGTAATCACGGGTTATCTtaaactagtatatatataaatatttaactgTTTACCTATTCATAGGAAAGTAAAAAGTATATCTATAGCATATGCTCTATTGTCATCAGCAATTAACATTTCAAAATTGGATTTGATAAATAACTTACTAATGAGACCAAATTAACTTTCTTTCCAAATGTTATTCCCACTATGTTATGTCATGATCTCATAATGTTGGTCTTATCCTTTGTTGAACCCTTTTGCGAAATCTATATGTAATCTGCAGATAATTTGAATATTGTTAAATAATTATCCAAATAAGACCACattcactttcttccatatgatATATTAGCCCCCCCTGTACTTTGTCAAGATTATGACAATTGACAAAAACCAAAGAACAATTATAACCTCCTAATAAGATAGTATCACATATATTACACAATCTGCTTTAATTTCTCTTATAAGAGAGATACAACTCAGAGAAAAAGATTATTCAACATGTACTCAAAAAACATGAGCtgcactttaattttttgcttGTTCATAACATTTTATTTACAAGAGATGAATGCTACTGGTAGGCATAATAATATGAAAATCGGATCCAGACTTTTATCGTTTGGTATTCTTCCATTGGTGTTCATGTAATGAACCGTATAAATACGACGTCCCCTCAGTTAATATATCATTGTGTATCTGGAGATGACGATCTTGGATATCATTACCCCAAGTCTAATGAAAACTTTCAGTTTACTTTCAGTCTGAGATTCTTTGTGGAGACCGTTTTCTTTTGTCATTTTTGGTGGGGCTCAGAACAAAGCATTTGAGGTGTTTAGAGATTCAGGGGCATGTGCAGATCACGGAGGACTTGATACATCTGATTGCTTTTAGATAGTGAAACCAGATGGCTTCTATTTTACTAATGTATCCCAAGATTTTAATCCCTCTTCGGTAATCAAACTTTATGATTGGAAATAATGATAAACTCTTTCTGGCTTTACTCCACTGCTTCTCCGATTAAGCTCATCGATCGATCGGTTTCTTTTTGGTTAGCTGTATTAGTAGTTTGTGTAGATGCTAAAATCTAACTCACTGGCAGCAATAAGTAAAGGTAATTGCATTGAATGAAACTAAAAAAGAATAGGGATAACGCATAGAAACACATTTAAACTATGgttgtaacgacccgctaggtcgtttTGAGCTTTTAGGCCTGTTTTTCCCAAAATACCCTTCTCTTAGTTTCATCTTTATATTTATAACTTGCGGGGATGAGTGGCGTGGTTCCCAAGGAAATCGGGTGAGTTCCGGATTAATTTTAGCAAAATTGGAAGTTCTTAAGTTAAGGAAATGAGGAAGTTTGACCAAAGTTAACATTGGGGGTAAATGCGTcatttttgaagttttgatgattccattattttttttacatagtgggtaggggaaggggaaatgggggagGAGATTACAGTGTGGGGATTCAAAcactcaccaacaaggtgaaagttcaggtagccaactaactgagctactagatccctgcAAGTTTCGACGATTCCATTAGGTCTAGAATGTGATTTTTGACTTAGTTGGGCTGTTCGTTCGGGTCCCAAGGCATTCAGGTGTGATTTGGATCGTTGGTGGAAAATCTAGTATCTTGAagaattggagttgaccttggtcaacaCCAAGTCAAGATGACttcttttgggaatttcgagtGCTCGAGTaggttcgtagcatgttttatgatcaaaatgcatatatggtttgtgtcTGGGAGGTTCtggatgagttttttttttttttgaaactggtaactgaGGTTCTGGATGAGTTTCGAGCGCTAAAACGaagtttggattgttgttggtgtcTGGTGTGGTCCAATGCGAACCAGTTGCCGCAAATGCGAAGTTTGTGGTCACTATTACGATCCCGATCACAAATTTGAAGATCCCTGTGtattaaatttcatatttcGTTCATGTTGTATTTTCATCATTTGCCACCCGCTCCAATATGATATGTGACATCATTGTTATATCTTTCCGTTTCATTGGTATTATGGACTCAAGATACTTGAATCTTCCTCTCTCCTATATTGACTAGTGCCTCGATCTCCACTCCACCTCCACCTCATGCGTTAAGTcaaacttgcactccaagtactctgtTTTAGTCCTGCTTAACCTAAAACCTTTAGACTTTAAGGTTTTTCTCCAAACTTTCAGCCTACTGTTAAATCCACCGCACCTTGTCAATTGATACTATGTCATCTacgaataacatacaccatgacACATTCCCTTGAATATGCCTATCAATTCGTCCATCACTAAGGCAAATAGGAATGGGCTAAGGGCTAATCCCTGGTACAACTCCATCATGATCGAGAAGTGTTCTGAGTCACCTCCCACTGTCCTAACTTGGGTCTTGGCTCCATTGTACATGTCCTTAACAACCCTAATGTAAGCTATAGGTACACCTTTAGATACCAAACATCTCTGAAGGACCTCCCTAGGGACTTTATCATAtgccttttctaggtcaatAAACACTATGTGTAAGTCTCTCTTCTTGTCCCCATACTGCTCCAACAATCTCCTTACAAGATGGATGACTTCTGTAGTCAATCACCCCGGCTTGAATCCAAATTGGTTCTTAGAGATAGACACACGCCTCCTTATCTTCATCTGGACCACCCTCTCCCAGACTTTTATAGTGTGGCTTAGTAGCTTGATACCTTTATAGTTGTTGCACTTTTAAATATCACCCTTATTCTTGTACACTGGAACCATTTTACTGCACGTCTATTCCCACAAATTTTAGTCGTTCTAATTATGATATTAAACAACTCAATTAGCCACTCCATACCTACTTTGCCTGCGTTCTTCCAAATATCCACCGGAATCTCGTCTGGCCCGGTTGCTCTTTCCCGCCTCATCTTTCGAATAGCCCCCTTAATCTCCGCAGCCTTTATGCACCTATAATACCCAAATCTCTACAATTTCGAAATGCTCTAACTCCCCCAATAAGGATATCCTTGTTTCCATCTTCATTCAAGAGCTTATGGGAATATGTTTGCCATCTCCATATAATGTGTGCCTCTTTTACCAACACTTTGGCATTCTCatccttgatgcacttcacttggTACAGGTCATTGACCCTCCTCTTTCCCGCCTTGGCGAGCCTATACAACTTTCTATCCCCGCCTTTGCATCGAGCTCTTCATATAGATGCTCAAAAGCTGTCGTTTTAGCCACCGTGACCGCAGTTTCACTTTGTTCTTCCTCATCTTATACCTCTCCCTATCCCTTCTTTTGTCCACCTAGTAGAAACTTTCCACTAACACCGTATAAGAAACCTTGTTTACTTCAACCTTTCATTGAAtctctccattccaccaccaagCTTCTTTAGGCCCACCTAGGTTACCCCTCGAGACCCCTAACACCTCTCTAGCTGCTTCCCTGATACATTCCGTTGTCCTAGCCCACATACTTTCTGCGTCCCCACTACTCCCCCAAGCCCCCATAGCCATCTTCTCCCCAATCTCCTATGCCTTGGCTTCAGTCAAGCCTCCCTACCTAATCCTTGGCTGGTCATAtgccaccctcttcttcttcttcttcttcttcttgctttGACACCTAAATCCACAACCATAAGCTCATGTTGGGTTGTAAGATTCTCGCTCGGAATAACCTTGCAGTCCTTACATATACCTCTATCATCCTTCCTAATGAGTAAGTAATCTATTTGAATCTTAGCAGCCACTCTACAGAAGGTCACCAAGTGCTCCTCTTTCTTCTAGAAGCTAGCTCGAGTTAGTTATGACCAACTCGAAAGCTTTGGCAAATCTAAAAGCGAAGCTCCTCCTTCATTTCTATCACCAAAGTCTAAACCATTATGTACATCATCCTATTCTCTTCAAGTGGTCCCTATGTGACCATTAAAATCCCCTCCTAATAATATTTTCTCGGTTTGCCGGATACCTCTAACAACCTCATCCAACTTCCTCATAAGAGCTTTTTGTCCTCCTCATCCAAATCCACCTGCGGCGACATGCACTAATTATGTTAAAAGTTATCCCTCCAAAACAACTTAGCTTAATGACAATCATCTGATCATTCACTCACCTTGCTAACCTCTACCACTTGCTCCTAAGTTCCCTATCTATTAAAAATGCCTATTTTATTCCTACTCCTCGAGCTTCCTGAGTACCACAACTTAGACGCATCTACATCCCTAGCCTTGGTTCCTACCCATTTGATTTTCTGGACACACCCTCCCTATTCCTTAAGCAGCTTCTTAGTGCATTCTTACGTAAAAGGAATACGTAGAAAAAGGTCCTAGATAAATATTGAAGTTTACTGTAGGAAGGAAGAAATTAGCCCCAGCAATAAAATTAAACTTCCACCATGAAATCAATCccaatattatttttatatcaaAGAAGATAATAGTACCAATTAACATATTCCTCAATGTACATAAGTAAGTAGATCAAACAagagaatgaaaataaatgtggcAAGCAAcaaggaaataaaaattatttttagagAAATAAAGTTGGAAAAATCTTGGAAAAAACCTCTTTAAGGACAAAAAGGTCTACCCAAACGCGCCCTATGGCTAGGAACGTTGAAGTGTCTAATCCTCCCTTCTTGTTCTACCAAATACCCTTCACAAAGAAAAGCCTTTGAAAATTGATCTTCCACAACTCTATTAACATCATGAACAAATACATCAGTTTCTCCATTTTCTTTGTTCCTAGCAATCAATCCAGCAGTGTAGATTGCAGTCATCCTTCCTGGTGCTCCATCATGCCAACCAGTTGGTGCATCCACCATTATCAAATCCCAATCAGTTTCCAACACTTCTTGAGGCAACCCCTTTAGAGCAAGTTGGCATTTGGAAAATCTTGGATCTGTCACTTTCTTGCAATCTTCATTGCTCATTCCAATTTCCAGGAGTTCATCAGCTTGAGTTATTCTTGTGTCATATATAACATGGTATGATTCCAAACCTGGTAATTGGCTTTGTATTTGCTCTATCCATGACTTGTCTTCTTCAAGAAAAACCGTTCTTCCACCATGGTTTAGAGCTGTCCACATTAAGCTGTCATGGCCTAAACCAAAGACCAAGAAATTACAAGGGGATTTCTTCTCAAGAACTCTTAAGGAAACTGAGATTTCTTTGGATGTTTGTTGTGGGGTAACATTTGAAGTTGCATAGTGGACTAAAGCATTTGCTAGTGATGGAGATATCTTGTTACAAGTATGTGTTGGACAAGCTATTGAAGGAGATTTTGGCTGATCTTGATCAGTTTCTTGATCTTCTGATGATGAGTTTGAAACAGCTGATGAGTGATCAAGAGATTGAGTTTGCTGAGAAGAAGGTGAAAAAGTTGATCTCAGTACCAAAAAGAGTAGAAAAACTAAGAAAAAACCAATGAGAATGAGCTTAAGATTGATGGGGCTTTGGATTTTGGATCTCATCTTTTGTTTGGGAGAAGAATCCAGGATGACAGTGGAAAATAGAAAATAGGGGTTTCAGGAGAGCGAGGGTGGGGACTTCCAAGATTTTTGGCTTGGGAACTTGCAAGTGTTATATAAATTAGTAGTACTATGAATGTGAAATATTTAAGAGACCATAGTGCTTATTAAAGAAAAGccaaatgattatttattttgctATGTTCAGTTTctaacaaataataataaaagaggAAGGTAAGAccgaataaaataataaaaaataatttttacatttttaattctttttacggaaaaggctcaaatatggcATCGAAttatcggaaatgactcatttatgcacTGCCAatagtttatttcatttatccATCGAACTATAGTGAAATAACGCATTTATACTATCGAACTATataaatggctcatttatgtcactcatcaatTTGACTATTTATCCATTACTGCACCacaatgactcatccatgccatttttcattaacgcggttttataatacaagatatgacacgtggcctccaactagattatgattGTGGGTGGGCAGGGTGTATGGGTCGggttttttcttaatttgatatttaaaattgggctggtttaattaaatgtcgtagacctctaattggaggccacatgTCATATCTTGTATTATAAAATCGTCGTCaatgaaaaatgacatggatgagtcattttggtaacgagtaatggcataaatgagtcaaactattgatgaatggcctaaatgagccatttcctatagttcgatggcataaatgagctatttcctatagttcgatggcataaatgagccaaactattgacgagtggcataaatgagccatttccgatagttcgatggcatagttgagccttttccgttctTTTTGTAGTAGCAATAATACTGCATTGATGGTGGTTAAGAACTTCTATATTCTAGGACTAGAGTTTTCGTtctactttaaaaataaaaaaagaagaagactgCTCTCTCTGTCCGAATTTAAGTGATAcgctttcttttttagtctgtctaaaaaagaatgatatatttttatatttagaaataattgaaCTTAAAGCTTTCTcctttatccttaatgaaatgatttataactatacagatatatatgacttgttttagactataaattttaaaaatctttatttatttcttaaattctatGTCTTGTCAAGctacatcacataaattgacgacggagggagtactattgcTTTCCCTTAAAAATGAAGACAGTGAGGAGGGTTGATAGAGACAggaaagctaatgatgttactGATCGTGCAAGACACAATTATCATAGTTTGGTAAAGATCTGTAGGTAAAGCGTTTGTTGGTGTACTATAATAATACTTTTGCTTAGCAAGGATTTAGGTTTTTCATTTGTAGTAGTTGGAATATTAGGTGATACTGTGAGTTATATACTGATTTCCCATGTTGTACATTGACTTCTCaaagtaaaataaatttattgTCATGTGGTTAGTACAgtaggttcttttttttttttttttttttttttttttttttttaaattcaagaTTGAGCTATCTTCATTTATTTTTGAGTGAGCAATTTGCGAGTATggcctttttttatttatttttggtgcATAGGAAAGGAAAGAGATATTAAAACAATTAATATAATTGTGGTATAAGAAAAAGGTAGATAATTTGGCGGGAGAAGGGAAGAAAAGGTGATCTACTATTTTGGGTGGTTAGAATATAACATCAGAGTACAAAGGACACCATATTTTCTGCTTATAATCAGCCGAACATATGGCCCTGTAACAGTTAAAGCATCACAAATCTGGTCAGTTCTTGTAAATTTGATTTTCTGTGACTACCCCTCTCATATCCACCAGCCGCTCAAACCAATTAGAAGTCGACACAAAGAATTGAACGGAGACAGGTTTTACATTGTTCCAGAATCTTAAATGGGGATCACGTGGTACATACTCTATTTGCTAATTACTAAGAACTCCTTTGCTCATGTAATATTTTTGCAGCCTTTGAATAAAGATCCTTGATAGCTCTAATGATAATAGTATTTGTCTAAAAAACtattcttttcatgtgttaaaGTTCCGAACGTATCAAATGGACTTAATATGAGATGATGATGTATAcctgttgaattatgtagattGACTTCCGTTGAACCGTTTGGAATACGTGGAGCTAGTGTTAGCTAAACGGACACGGCGCTAACGTTAGTTAAACGAACACTTAGGGCCGTTTGGTAGCTGGTTGTGTTTATTCGTAAATCGGTACAATTGGAATTTGTATACTTGGAGCTAGTGTTAGCTAAACGAACACTTAGACATTTCTCTTGTATTTGTAAGACCGTTAACCTAGGGTTTTGATACCAACTtctcacgacccaactcgtgaATCgtactggcacccacactatctCCCTGGTGGCGAACTCTTTCCGTACTCTACATCGTTCTAAGTAATCATGCGGAATTGAAATACAGTTACATAAGCagtctcaatatatataaatactaagTAATGTGCGGAAGTAATAATACACAAAGAAATACCCAAagacctggtctagactcatacaagagctctaCTCATAAAACAATATCCGGAACTGAATACTAGTCTTAAATACAAACAAAACCTGTCTATAGACTCAAATAACAGAGAGCAGGATAAAGAGATCCGGGCTGCAGGATCTGGCTGTGGCTCACCTTGGGGTCTCTGGTAAATAGGCCTCGGGATCATTCGCGAGGCTGAGTGGTAGAACCAGCgacgaactctgcactcaagGAAAAcatgcagcaagagtagtatcagtacaacactagtagaCGGTAAACATCATATGCCGACAACGATTAgtttacatatataaaggaaagcAACTAATAGGTAGACAGATAAGCAATCAAGTACAGTCCATGAACAATCTCAAGCATAAGATTAGTCAAAAGTACAAATCAGTCAATGTATAAGATCAGCCAAATGTATAAGATGACATGTACACAGTCATAGATAAATGAGTGAATGTAaatgcgatgcaatgcaatgcactaaccaactttccaatccgcaCACACATGCTGAGGGCAATGCCTCATAGccatgacccatgagggacccgcgaaTTCCATGTACCCCTCATCCCGGCAAATGACCTCGGGTATGAGTAGGCTCTCGCTCCAagaatgacctcggatcacggactctcatctctcttttacgctctccgacAAAGACCTTGGAGGCTACTCTCcttcacttatcatcattttcaatcacagttcatatcaatcaacatatgaaataagaGTGCacgccatgcatgatatcaacaCCAATAATAATTCATATAAAAAACTCATCGATACTTTCCATAAGAACACATCGCAAatcaagagagagagatgaatgcaaACACATAACACAGTTATAgcacatatggcgacaagcccacataacaactgatataccaacctaattggatttcacctccacaccatgcccgaaggtctatcatgctttccccgtcaataacTAATATTGACATATGCTTCATTAACTagagtctaaccataaggtaagctgtaacctacctcagtaccgagcaggtgccacgaacctCAAGTCAAAGCCTTCCCCTTCCAAAAAGCTTTTGAACAATCAAAGTCTATCAGATCATTATTCTACATTAGATTACAGAactaacgatacccatattacCAAAGACCTAAATCGAAATCCCAAAATGACCTTAAAAAGGAAaccgggcccacaagggcaaaatcaaaattttatcGGGAAATTAGGTTACCCAAAGGGTAAGAAGTACAAACACTAATTATCATAAAAAAACTATTcccaaattaacattaattccATCATTAATCGGCAATACCCAATTTAGAGAAAACCCCTACTTCCCATAGCCAAGATTGTTGAGATAAAAGGAAGATTCAAGCTTAGGGGCTAATTACCCATTGATTGGACGgttagaaatcaagaaatttcCCAACAAAACTCATTTGGATTGAATAAGATTTCTAAAAATCATCTTAGGTTTATGACCCAATTTTCCCCAACTAGTTCATGATATTTACCAGAGATTCCATACTTAAAACATATTAAAAACACAGAAAGAGTATAGGGAACTTACCCCAAAGAAGTACTCGCCAAAAGCTCCACAAAATCACCCACAATCTCTCTCTAGGCTTCAAATTTGTGAATTAAAGAACTGGCTTCGAAATGGGAAATTTAAGTTCATGATTTTCAGCGATCCCGCATCTGCGGACAgatcctgtcacgacccaaatcggaggATCATGGCTGGAACCCGATGCCTACTTAACCAAGTGCCACACACTTTGCATTTTCTATATCATTGGACTTATCTTGGGCCAACCAAGGTCATATCAATATTTAACTCATAACGAAACTTAGAACTTAACTCATAATAACTAATCAAAAAGGTTTAAATATTGATGAGTTATAATAccttatgttttgatgatttgacaaaccctAAGGAACCAGATATCTCAT contains:
- the LOC132050187 gene encoding glucuronoxylan 4-O-methyltransferase 3-like; this translates as MRSKIQSPINLKLILIGFFLVFLLFLVLRSTFSPSSQQTQSLDHSSAVSNSSSEDQETDQDQPKSPSIACPTHTCNKISPSLANALVHYATSNVTPQQTSKEISVSLRVLEKKSPCNFLVFGLGHDSLMWTALNHGGRTVFLEEDKSWIEQIQSQLPGLESYHVIYDTRITQADELLEIGMSNEDCKKVTDPRFSKCQLALKGLPQEVLETDWDLIMVDAPTGWHDGAPGRMTAIYTAGLIARNKENGETDVFVHDVNRVVEDQFSKAFLCEGYLVEQEGRIRHFNVPSHRARLGRPFCP